Proteins co-encoded in one Gracilimonas sp. genomic window:
- a CDS encoding FAD-dependent oxidoreductase, translating to MKIAVIGAGISGLTAGRELANAGHEVVVFEKSGGYGGRLATRYAGKDNAQKLDHGVSFFTAESSEFKKLVTELAAKDIITTWEGSYATRNANGKVTFRENNSPYYYAPKGMNTVGKYLGRNLDIRLNEKVGGLTHIGENRRKKKSWMLNFPTALTESADAVIISAPARQAYALLNTTIDEIETLKLVREIDEVEYESQFTLMAGFEEADMPEWNALDCEDDVIEFISNETTKRNEGEVKTLVVHTTSEFAKKHMHGDREVVEELITDRLTEILGGWAALADWKQVHFWRYSRAVNPLPHDFMEIRGNDTPLALVGAYMNGNTVESAYLSGLKLGKHWVQQFAE from the coding sequence ATGAAGATTGCGGTTATTGGAGCAGGAATCTCAGGATTAACAGCCGGACGAGAATTGGCAAATGCCGGCCACGAAGTTGTTGTATTTGAAAAGAGCGGAGGCTATGGAGGCAGGCTGGCTACTCGTTATGCCGGTAAAGATAATGCCCAAAAGCTGGATCACGGAGTATCATTCTTTACAGCTGAGTCTTCGGAATTCAAGAAACTGGTTACCGAACTGGCAGCGAAAGATATAATTACAACCTGGGAAGGAAGCTATGCTACCAGAAATGCAAACGGTAAGGTAACTTTTCGGGAGAATAATTCGCCTTATTACTACGCGCCCAAAGGAATGAACACCGTAGGCAAATATCTGGGAAGAAATCTCGATATCCGATTAAATGAAAAGGTGGGTGGGCTTACACATATTGGTGAAAACCGCCGCAAGAAGAAAAGCTGGATGCTGAATTTCCCCACCGCATTAACAGAAAGTGCGGATGCGGTTATCATATCAGCACCGGCCCGCCAGGCTTATGCACTCCTTAATACCACCATCGATGAAATCGAAACGCTGAAACTGGTTCGTGAAATTGATGAAGTGGAATACGAGTCTCAGTTTACTTTGATGGCCGGTTTCGAAGAAGCAGACATGCCTGAATGGAATGCGCTGGATTGTGAAGATGATGTAATTGAATTCATTTCCAATGAAACTACCAAGAGAAATGAGGGAGAGGTGAAAACACTGGTTGTTCATACTACCTCGGAATTTGCGAAGAAGCATATGCATGGCGACCGTGAAGTGGTTGAAGAGCTGATTACGGATAGACTGACAGAAATATTAGGAGGCTGGGCAGCCCTTGCTGACTGGAAACAAGTGCATTTTTGGAGATACAGCCGGGCTGTAAATCCGTTGCCGCACGACTTTATGGAAATTAGAGGAAACGACACTCCATTAGCTTTGGTTGGGGCTTATATGAACGGTAACACCGTTGAATCGGCATACCTTTCAGGTTTGAAACTCGGAAAACACTGGGTTCAGCAATTCGCCGAATAA